A region from the Brassica napus cultivar Da-Ae chromosome C8, Da-Ae, whole genome shotgun sequence genome encodes:
- the LOC106397682 gene encoding ATP-dependent DNA helicase 2 subunit KU80-like: MILTKNIFVVDPVLEDKAFSVSDINSGWCKLAQLRKASTISGYANPIQDFEGMISRRVGNAWNDRAFSDMEIVLKGLVLEQVEEDDAFGHAGQRKK, encoded by the exons ATGATTCTTACCAAG AACATCTTTGTGGTAGACCCCGTTTTGGAAGACAAGGCTTTCTCTGTGAGTGACATTAATAGCGGATGGTGTAAGCTCGCTCAG TTGAGAAAGGCTTCTACGATATCTGGATATGCAAACCCAATTCAAGATTTTGAAGGCATGATATCCCGTAGAGTTGGCAATGCTTGGAACGATAGAGCATTCAGTGACATGGAGATAGTACTTAAAGGCTTGGTCTTGGAACAG gttgaagaagatgatgcgtTCGGCCACGCGGGTCAAAGGAAGAAGTGA
- the LOC106366791 gene encoding uncharacterized protein LOC106366791, protein MGIPSESTVAMVMTTQRRRRHRADILNEVETIIEDQRSKLLNEDDISLWKQPDGKYRPVFKTKFTWEVIRRKEQRVSWWKGIWFKHHTPKYAFFHWIAIHNRLATGDRMQTWNRGVNSACILCRASQETRDHLFFECSYSSEVWSLLMSGLLQTSFTSKWSELLVLIMDNIGDFLTNFLTRYTLQAAIHSVWRERNERRHGAIATPARELGKLLDRHVRNRCCSIQQLGD, encoded by the coding sequence ATGGGCATTCCTTCGGAGTCTACGGTAGCAATGGTCATGACCACGCAGAGACGCAGACGTCACAGAGCTGACATACTGAATGAAGTGGAAACCATTATTGAAGATCAAAGGAGTAAACTGCTGAATGAGGATGATATATCTCTTTGGAAGCAACCAGATGGTAAGTACAGACCggtttttaaaactaaattcaCTTGGGAAGTGATTCGAAGGAAAGAACAGAGGGTTTCATGGTGGAAAGGAATCTGGTTCAAGCACCATACACCAAAGTACGCTTTCTTCCACTGGATAGCAATCCACAATAGACTTGCTACTGGTGATAGAATGCAAACTTGGAATAGAGGAGTCAACTCAGCTTGTATTCTCTGTCGTGCGTCGCAAGAAACAAGGGATCATTTGTTTTTTGAGTGTAGCTACTCGTCTGAGGTGTGGTCTCTTCTTATGAGTGGACTATTACAGACCTCTTTCACTTCGAAATGGTCTGAGCTCTTGGTTTTAATCATGGATAACATCGGTGATTTTCTCACGAACTTCCTCACTCGTTATACACTGCAAGCCGCCATTCACTCAGTTTGGAGAgaaagaaatgaaagaagacaTGGTGCAATAGCCACTCCGGCAAGGGAACTTGGAAAACTCTTGGATCGTCATGTAAGGAACCGATGCTGCTCTATTCAACAATTGGGAGATTAA